In Choristoneura fumiferana chromosome 21, NRCan_CFum_1, whole genome shotgun sequence, a single genomic region encodes these proteins:
- the CrzR gene encoding corazonin receptor — MGRVGNNTTLYNDDPLDLTFQTNISSDADILPAFIIWPIEKCIEANLINLTDDIMNSIYFYNGSEIKCREHAPVLTRSTFVRASVLSAIAVLSFFGNVATIISIRRGKRSRGRARPSWTAIYSLIFQLSIADLLVTIFCIGGEAAWSFTVEWYAGNVVCKLFKFVQMFSLYLSTFILVLIGVDRWLAVKYPMKSMATATRSGRLVIIAWVMSFILSIPQAIVFRVAEGPFVEEFYQCVTHGFYTERWQEQAYTTLSLIFMFVMPLLILVSTYVSTVRTIAQSEKVFKPEVIRHEKYLTPDMNRRRLIDRAKMKSLRMSVVIVAAFLIWWTPYYVMMVIFTFLDPDKKLSEDLLSGIFFFGMSNSLVNPVIYGAFHLWPRKKPSHRHSDRESGGHHASLLRRGDHTSSVRLTTIRSIRSSAKYSNGHNVSLL; from the exons ATGGGGCGCGTAGGCAACAATACCACATTATATAACGATGATCCACTAGACCTCACTTTCCAAACAAATATAAGCTCTGACGCAGATATCTTACCGGCATTTATAATATGGCCAATAGAAAAATGCATAGAAGCAAATTTAATAAACCTGACAGATGATATTAtgaatagtatttatttttacaatggtTCAGAAATAAAATGCAGAGAGCACGCTCCTGTTTTGACAAGAAGTACCTTCGTACGAGCGAGTGTTTTGTCTGCTATAGCTGTATTGTCATTTTTCGGAAATGTGGCAACGATAATAAGTATTCGAAGAGGCAAACGGAGCAGAGGTCGCGCAAGGCCGTCTTGGACAGCGATTTACAGCCTAATATTTCAACTAAGCATCGCTGATCTCCTTGTAACGATATTCTGTATAGGAGGAGAAGCTGCTTGGTCGTTCACAGTGGAGTGGTACGCGGGAAATGTGGTGTGCAAATTGTTCAAATTTGTACAGATGTTCTCGCTTTATTTAAGTACATTCATATTAGTGCTCATTGGAGTTGATCGATGGCTGGCTGTCAAATATCCTATGAAAAGTATGGCCACGGCAACCAGGAGTGGAAGACTCGTTATAATTGCTTGGGTTATGAGTTTCATATTAAGCATACCGCAG GCAATTGTATTTCGAGTGGCTGAAGGGCCGTTTGTTGAGGAATTTTACCAATGTGTTACACACGGATTTTATACAGAAAGGTGGCAGGAACAAGCATATACAACACTGTCGCTGATTTTCATGTTTGTCATGCCGCTTCTTATACTAGTCTCGACTTACGTCTCTACTGTCCGGACTATTGCTC AAAGCGAAAAAGTATTCAAGCCAGAAGTAATTAGACATGAAAAGTATCTTACTCCGGATATGAACAGAAGAAGACTCATTGATCGAGCAAAGATGAAGTCTTTGCGAATGTCTGTGGTCATCGTTGCAGCATTTCTGATCTGGTGGACACCTTACTATGTTATGATGGTGATATTTACATTCCTGGATCCTGACAagaaa CTAAGTGAGGATTTACTATCGGGCATATTCTTCTTCGGAATGTCAAATAGTCTGGTGAATCCTGTTATTTACGGAGCTTTCCACTTGTGGCCTCGGAAGAAGCCCTCACACCGGCACAGTGACAG GGAATCTGGCGGACATCACGCATCACTCTTGCGACGTGGTGACCACACGTCGTCAGTGAGATTAACTACTATTCGGTCTATCAGATCTTCGGCTAAATACTCAAATGGACACAACGTTAGTTTATTATAA